The nucleotide window TGAGCCGAGAAATACTAATCTGCGACATTATTCATACCTTATTCAACGGAATTCAAGTATTTAACAAATGAAACCTCATGAAACACATTATGTGTGGCACATTTTTTTCGATGATGGATTCGGGCGGAGATGCGTGCAAGCCAAAAGGGTGGAACAAATGTTCCCCCATATGAGGACTCCAATTATACCCGAAATCACCGGCGGGAAATAGCGGCGATGCGAAACCGAGATGCCGCCGGAAAGGGATTGAAAATCAATGAAATTGGCGGCGCCGGCTGGCGGAGGGAAGGCGCAGCTCCTTGCGGTATTTCGTCACCGTTCGGCGGGCGATGACCACATCCTTTTCCCGCAGTTTCTCGACAATCTCCTGGTCGGTGAGCGGTTTTTTCTTGTCCTCCTGCTCCACGATGTGCCGTAGCCGCTCCTTCACCGCCACCGAAGAGGTGTTCTCGCCGCCGCCGCGGGATTCGAGTCCGCTATGGAAAAAGTATTTCAGGCTGAACACCCCCTGCGGGGTCTCCATGTACTTGCCCGTCGTTACGCGGCTGACCGTCGATTCGTGCATTTCGATATCTTCGGCCACATCCCGGAGCACAAGCGGGCGTAAATGGTTGACGCCGTGGTTGAGAAATTCTTCCTGAAATTTTACGATGCTCCGGGCGACCTTCATGATCGTTTGACGCCGCTGTTCGATGCTCTTCAGGAACCAGAGGGCGGCCCGCATCCGCTCCTCCAGGTATTTTCGCGCCTCGGGAGGCGTTCCGTCCCGGTTTTCCAGCATGGAATGAAACATCGGGCTGACGCGAAGCGGCGGCAGTCCGTCATCGTTCAGGATGATATCGAAATCAGCCTCTCTTTTAATGACCGTGATGTCGGGCACAGCGACCTCTACCCGCTCTTCGGAAAAGCGGGCGCCCGGGTTGGGGTTCAGGCTGCGGATCAGATTGACCGCTTCGATAATCTCCTCCACGGACACCTTGTTCTGACGTGACAGGCGGACAAAATGCCGATCGTGGAGGTTCTCGATGTTGTCCAGGAGCAGGCGCTCGGCCAGCTCATGGATCTTCTTCTCGTCCTTTCCGAGCCCCCCGCGCAGGTTTTTCAACTGCAGCAAGAGGCACTCCTGGAGGTTTCTCGCCCCAATGCCCGGCGGGTCGAATTCATGAATCAGCGCCAGCGCCCGTTCGCCCACCTCGGCCGAGAGGCCCGCCCTGGCGGCCAGTTCCTCCGGCGAGGCCTGAAGATACCCGGAATCGTCGATATTCCCGATGATTTCGGCGGCCACGTGCCGCGTATCTTCATCGGCCGCGGTGAGATTCAGCTGCCATTCCAGATGCTCGTGGAGTGTCTCGGACACGCTGAGGGTCTGTTCGTAGGAAGGAAAATCCCCATCGCTCGCAATCGAGGGAAGCGAGGAAGAGTGCGAGGTGTCCTGCACGATGTTTTCCCATTCGATTTCGACCTCTCCCCGCTCGTCCGTCTGGGTGTCGGGCAAATCCTCCGGGGATTCGGGCATCTCCCCATCCGCCACCTCTTTGACTTCCTCTACGGAATCTTCCAGGACCGGATTCTCCTGCAGTTCCTGCTGCACCGCCTGCTGAAGCTCAAGGCGCGTCAGCGGCAAAAGGCCGATCGCCTGCTGCAGC belongs to bacterium and includes:
- the rpoN gene encoding RNA polymerase factor sigma-54, whose product is MTLQPRLQLRHEQRLVMTVMLQQAIGLLPLTRLELQQAVQQELQENPVLEDSVEEVKEVADGEMPESPEDLPDTQTDERGEVEIEWENIVQDTSHSSSLPSIASDGDFPSYEQTLSVSETLHEHLEWQLNLTAADEDTRHVAAEIIGNIDDSGYLQASPEELAARAGLSAEVGERALALIHEFDPPGIGARNLQECLLLQLKNLRGGLGKDEKKIHELAERLLLDNIENLHDRHFVRLSRQNKVSVEEIIEAVNLIRSLNPNPGARFSEERVEVAVPDITVIKREADFDIILNDDGLPPLRVSPMFHSMLENRDGTPPEARKYLEERMRAALWFLKSIEQRRQTIMKVARSIVKFQEEFLNHGVNHLRPLVLRDVAEDIEMHESTVSRVTTGKYMETPQGVFSLKYFFHSGLESRGGGENTSSVAVKERLRHIVEQEDKKKPLTDQEIVEKLREKDVVIARRTVTKYRKELRLPSASRRRQFH